The window GGCCGCCGCGAGGGCCGCGCCGGGGGTGACCCGGCCCGAGGGGATCGGGCGGTGCGGGCGGTCGATGGCGTCCTCGTCGCGGTCGGCCCAGTCGTTGAGGGCCATGCCCGCCTCGTACAGGCACAGGGAGGCCCCGACCGCCAGCGCGGTGCCTCGGCCGGGCCGACGGCCGATGGCCGCCGCCCCGGCGAGCGCGTCCCCGGGGACGGTGAACAGCGCCGAGACCCTGAGCAGTTCGGCCCAGGCCCGTACTGCGGCTTTCACTTCTGCCCCCGCAGTCGTTCGGCGAAGGCCAGGAGCTGCAGGTACTGCTCGGAGAGTGCGGCGGGGCCGCCGTCCGGGTCCTTGAAGTAGAAGCCGAGTTCGGGCCGCGGGCCCGTCAGACCCGCTTCGTGGGCGCGGGCCAGAAGTCGCGCCAGGTCCAGTACCAGCGGGGCGGCCAATGCCGAGTCGCAGCCCTGCCAGGTCGTCTGGAGGACCATCCGTGCTCCGAGGAAGCCGTCGAACGCGATGTGGTCCCAGGCCGTCTTCCAGTCGCCGAGGGCGGGCACGTCGTCGATGTGGACCTCGCCCTCGGGCGTGACGCCCAGTGTGTCGGCGAGGACGCGTTCCTTTCCCGCGTTCTTGGCGGCCGCCGCGCCCGGGTCGGCCAGCGCCGCCCCGTCCCCGCCGCCCAGCAGATTCGTGCCGGACCAGGCCCGTACGGGCAGGGCGCGTTGCACGAACATCGGGGCGAGTACGGAGCGGAGCAGCGTCTGTCCCGTCTTGCCGTCGCGGCCTGCGTGAGGAAGTCCGCAGTCCGCGACGGCGTCCTGGAGCGCGGGGGTGCGCAGCCCGGTGGAGGGGGTGAAGTTGATGTAGGGGCAGCCGGCGCGGAGCGCCGCGGCGGCGTAGAGCGAGCTGGCGGGCAGCCGGCGCTGTCCGGGTGCCGGGGCCGGCTCCGTCGACGCGACGTTGACCACGACGGTGCGGGCGAGTTCGTTGCGGCGGCCGAAGTCGGTGAGGTCGGCGGTGAACGCCGCGATGAGTTCCTCGTCCGTACGGGTGTCGCCGGGCAGCGGCCCACCGGGGCGTATCTCCGCGTCGGCGGCGGCGAGTTCGGACCGTACCGCCGAGGGCAGCCCGTGCGGCAGCACTCCCCCGGCGGCCAGTGCCTCGGCTCGTTTGGGCAGCGGACAGCCGACGGTGTCGTGTCCGCCGAAGACCAGGGAGTGCAGCGCCGGCAGCCCGCTGTCGGCGAAGGGCGCGGTCTCGGTGACCATGCCCGCTGCCGGGTGGAGCCCCGCCGTGACGGCTGCGCAGCCCGCCGTGGCGGTGGTGGCGACGGAGCCGCGTGCTCCGATGAACCAGACTCCGGTACGAACGGCATGTGCTGACACGGGCTGCCTCCCTGGCTGGGGGTCCTGGCTGGGCAGTGCGAAGAGAGTGGCGCTGATCAGATCGGGGCGGGCAGGGAAGAGGTGGTGACGGCGGGCGGGGTAGGGCCTTTGCCCCGCCCGCCGTCGGACTGCGGCTGTCGCCCTACGCGGCCGGCAGCTCCTTCAACTGAATGTTGCGGAAGGACACCTGGTCGTCGGCTCCGTGGTTCTGGAGGCCGATGTAGCCGTCCTTCAGGCTGCGTACGGGATCGGTGTTGGTGAAGTCGTTGATCTTGACCCCGTTCAGGAAGACCTGGAGCCGTTCACCCTGGACCTTGATCTCGTAGCTGTTCCACTGGCCGGGCGGCCGCAGGACCTGGTCACGGGCCTTGATGTTCGCCGCCTTGAAGGTGTAGACGGAGCCCGTGGTGCGGTCGGGCGCGTCGGTGGCGTCGATCTGGACCTCGTAGCCGTTGTTCACCGCGGACCAGGGGTCGTCGGACTCCGGGAAGCCGACGAAGACACCGGAGTTGTCGTCGCCCGACAGCTTCCAGTCGAGCTTCAGGGAGTACGACCCGAGCTCCTTGGGCTGGTAGGTGAGGAGACCCATGCCGCCCTGGGAGCGGAGTTCACCGTCGACGACGTCGAACTTTCCGGGGCCGGCCTGCTTCCACCCTTCGAGCGTCTTGCCGTTGAAGATCGACCGGTAGCCGGTGTCCGGCTTGCAGTCGCCCTTGACCTGTCCGGCCGCGTAGCGGACGCCACCGAGGAGGAGCTGGCGGAAGTCCGGTTCGGCGTACGACTCCTTGGTGTGGCCGAGGCCGGTGTAGAAGGAGCGGCCGCCCCCGTAGGACTGGCACCAGGTGATCGGGTGATCGCCCTTCATGGTGCCGCCGGTGTAGGTCGTCTCGTCGAGCGTGGCGAGGACCTTCACCTTGTCACGCGGGTTGGTGCGGTAGTTGTACAGCTCGTCGGTGCGCTCCCAGGCATCGTCCAGGTGGGCGGTGGCCGGGTGCTTGTGATCCTCGACGCGCACGGTGACGGGCTGGATCGCGGGGTGCCCGGCGAAGTAGGCCCCGACGAGCCCCCCGTAGAACGCCCAGTCGTACTCGGTGTCCGCGGCGGCGTGCACGCCCATGTAGCCGCCACCGGTGGCGATGTAGTTCTCGAACGCCTTCTGCTGGTCGGCGTTGAGCACGTCACCGGTCGTGGAGAGGAACACGACGGCGTCGTAGCGGGCCAGGTTGCTGGTGGTGAACTGGCCTGCTTCCTCGGTGGCGTCGACGGTGATGTTGCTGCTCGCGCCGAGTTCCTTCAGTGCGGCGACACCCTCGGGAATGGCGTCGTGGCGGAAGCCGGCCGTCTTCGAGAAGACCAGGACCCGCTTGGCGGTCCGGTCGGGGGCGCTGTTGGAGAGCTCGAAGTCGTCGATGTCGTACAGCGCGCCCTCGCCGCCCTTGAAGACCAGGAAGAGTTCCGTGGCCTGCTTCGGGACGCCGCGCAGCGGTACGTCGATGTCCTGGAAGTTCTCCCAGCCGCCGGTCACCGGAACCGGTGCGGAGCCGAGGATCTTGCCGGTCGCGGAGCCGGCCCGTACTTCGAGGAAGCCGCCCGCGCCGCCGGACGAGATCCGGGCGGTGAGCTTGGTGGAGTCTCCGAGGATGTACGGCTTGAAGGCGATCCAGTCGTCGTTGTTGATGTCGCCGACCGTCTTGCCGCCCTCCGCGTTCGCCTTGTCGTACGTCTGGATGCCGGACGACTCGGTGAAGTGCTCGGCCTGCCGGTGGCGGGGCTGGAGCTGCGACTGGTCGTGGCCGCTGAGCGCGGCCTGGCCGCCGCCTCCACCGTCGGTGTACGAGGCGTCGATGACTCCGAAGATGTTGGCGTTCGGGTCGTGACCGCCGTCCATCTCGGTCTTGATGGTGCCGGAGCAGCCGTGTTCCGTGGTGATCGGGTGGCCGTGGCTGTCGTGGCCGAGTACGAAGCTGACCTGGACCTTGGAGCAGTCGATCGCGCCGTCCTCGGGGTCGGTGACGGTCACCTTGAACGGGATGTCGTCGCCGAAGCTGAACAGCTGTCCGTCACCGGGGAGTTCCAGGTTCACCGTGGGTGCGGTGTTGCCGACGGTCACATGGACGCTCGCCGAACCGGTGCGGCCGGTGGGGTCCTTGGCGGTGACGGTCGCGGTGTAGGTGCCGTTCTTCTTGTACGTGTACGTGGGGTTCGCGGCGGTCGACTTACCGCCGTCGCCGAAGTCCCAGGCATAGGTGAGTGCGTCGTTGTCGGAGTCCGAGGTGCCCGCGGAGGAGAACTGCACCTTCAGCGGCGCGGTGCCGGACGTCTTGTTGGAGGAGGCTTCGGCAATCGGCGAGTGGCCGCCGGTGGCGTTCTCGATGCGGTAGAGCGCCGAGTGCTCGTCGCCGCCGAACCAGGAGACGCCGTAGTCCAGGACGTACAGCGCGCCGTCCGGGCCGAAGGCCATGTCCATCACCTGGGTCCCGGACCACGGGATGTCGTTGATGGACTGGACGTTGCCGTCGCCGTCCTGCTCGATGCGCTTGATCCACTGCCGGCCGAACTCACCGGCGAAGAAGTCTCCGTCGTACGCCTCGGGGAACTTCACGGGCGAGTCGAGGTCGGCGTCGTAGTGGTAGACGGGGCCGCCCATCGGCGACTCGGAGCCGGTACCGAACTCGGGCACGGATCCGCCGTCGTACGGGATCCAGGCGGGCTGCGCCGGGGGCAGGTCGACCAGACCGGTGTTGTGCGGCGAGGTGTTCTTCGGGGCGGCGCAGTCGAAGGCCGCACCTGACGTCTTCGTCGCGAAGTCGTAGTCGACGAAGGGGTCGTTCTTCCCGGTGCAGAACGGCCAGCCGAAGTTGCCCGCCTTCGTCACCCGGGCGAACTCGACCTGTCCGCCGGGTCCGCGCTTCGGGTCGGCCGCGCCGGCGTCGGGACCGTAGTCACCGACGTAGGCGATGCCGGTGGCCTTGTCGACGCTGAAGCGGAACGGGTTGCGGAAGCCCATGGCGTAGATCTCGGGCCGGGTCTTGTCCGTGCCCGGGGCGAAGAGGTTGCCCTCGGGGATGGTGTACGAGCCGTCGTCGGAGACCTTGATCCGGAGGATCTTGCCGCGCAGGTCGTTGGTGTTGCCCGAGGTGCGCCGGGCATCGAACGCCGGGTTGCGGTCGGGGCGTTCGTCGATCGGCGTGTAACCGTCGGAGGCGAAGGGGTTGGAGTCGTCACCGGTCGACAGGTACAGGTTCCCCTGTGCGTCGAAGTCGATGTCGCCGCCGACGTGGCAGCAGATGCCGCGCGACGTCTTGACGTCGAGGACCTTCCTCTCGCTGCTCAGGTCGAGGGTGCCGTCCTCCTTGAGGACGAAGCGGGAGAGCCGGTTGACGCCGTCGAACTTGGCGAAGTCGGCGGCGGTGCCGGTCTCCGGGGCGTCGCCGGACGGGGTGTCCAGCGGCGGCGCGTAATAGAGGTAGATCGCCCGGTTCTTGTCGAAGTCCGGGTCGATGCCGACGCCCTGGAGGCCTTCCTCGTCGTGCGAGTAGACCGGGAGCACGCCGGAGACCTTGGTGTTGCCGGCGCTGTCGGTGATCCGCAGCTCGCCGCTGCGCGAGGTGTGCAGGACGCTGCGGTCCGGGAGCACGGCCAGCGACATGGGTTCGCCGGTTTCGGCCGCGCCCTTGGCGAGGGTGACCTGCTGGAAGTCCTCACCCGCGGCCGCCGCGGCGTCGGTGGCCGCCGGCGAGGCCGGGCCCGACGCGGAGGCGCCGGGGGCGCCCAGGGCGAGGGTGGCTGCGGTGAGCAGGCCGCCGGTGAGCAGGGCGAGGGACTTGCGGAGTCGGGGCCGGATTCTGGTTCTGCTTCTGTGCACGAGTGTCCTCCGGAGAGTGCCGGTTGTACGGGCGGGTGGAGCCGAGCCGTTCCGCGCGGGGACTGCCGCGCAGGTCACCTGGGGCCTGATGGGGCTCCAGCGACGCGAGTCATTTCGTGTACACCACAGGGACGGTAGACCTGTTCGTCCGAGGCGGAAAGCCCTTGCACAGCAGTTGAGTTGAACTTTTTCCTGCTGCAGGACAAAGAGGGATGAGGGCAGCCGGGACCGCCCCGACGGCGGGCTTGCTGCCGTCGGGCCTTTCCCCTGCCCGAACCGGGGCTCTGCCCCGGGCCCTGCGGTCCTCAATCGCCGGACGGGCTGGCCAAGATGCCCTGAGACGCCGGGCAGGCTTGGGTTCTGCCGCCTGAGCGGGCCACCGGAGCCGAGGCCGGAAAGCCGGCCCTCCGGCGATCGAGGAGCTTGGATGCGGGGGCGGAGCCCCCGGGAACTGTCAGTCGCCGCCCCCGAACGCCGCGTCGAACGACGCCGCCGGCGGGTCGAAGTCGTACCTCTTCAGCGTGGCAAGCGCTTCCGGCGCACCCACCAGCCGGTCCATTCCGGCGTCCTCCCACTCCACCGAGATCGGCCCTTCGTAGCCGATCGACCGGAGCATCCGGAACACGTCCTCCCACGGCACATCACCGTGCCCGCCGGAGACGAAGTCCCAGCCGCGCCGTGGATCGCCCCACGGGAGGTGCGAGCCGAGGCGGCCGTTGCGCCCGTCGAGGCGTTTGCGCGCCTCCTTGCAGTCCACGTGGTAGATCCGGTCCCGGAAGTCGTAGAGGAAGCCGACCGGGTCGAGGTCCTGCCAGACGAAGTGGCTCGGGTCGAAGTTCAGCCCGAACGCGGCCCGGTGGTCGACGGCCTCCAGGGCGCGGTGCGTGGTCCAGTAGTCGTACGCGATCTCGCTGGGGTGCACCTCGTGGGCGAACCGGACGCCCTCCGCGTCGAACACGTCGAGGATCGGGTTCCAGCGTTCGGCGAAGTCCTCGTAGCCACGCTCGATCATCCGCGGTGGCACCGGCGGGAACATCGCCACCAGGTGCCAGATCGACGAGCCGGTGAAGCCGATGACGGTGCGGACCCCGAATGCCGCGGCCGCGCGGGCGGTGTTCTTGATCTCCTCGGCGGCCCTGCGCCGTACCCCTTCGGGCTCACCGTCGCCCCAGATCCTGGCGGGCAGGATGCCCTGGTGGCGTTCGTCGATCGGGTTGTCGCAGACGGCCTGGCCGACGAGGTGGTTGGAGATCGCCCAGCACTTCAGCCCGTACTTGTCGAGCAGCTGGTGCCGCCCGGCCAGATAGCCGGGGTCGTTGAGGGCCTTGTCGACCTCGAAGTGGTCGCCCCAGCAGGCGAGTTCGAGCCCGTCGTAGCCGAAGTCACGGGCGAGCCGGCAGACCTCCTCCAGCGGCAGGTCGGCCCACTGGCCGGTGAAGAGAGTGAAGGGACGGGGCATGCGCGGGACCTCCTAGAGCTGTACGGGGGTGTGGACGGAGTTCTTCTCGGCGCTCTCCTCCACGGCCGCGAGCACCCGCTGCACCTGGAGCCCGTCGGCGAACGACGGCACCGGGTCCGCCCCTTCGGCGATCGTCCGGACGAGGTCGCGGGCCTGATGGATGAAGGTGTGCTCGTAGCCGAGGGCATGGCCCGGCGGCCACCATGCCTCCAGGTACGGGTGTTCGGGCTCGGTGACGAGGATGCGGCGGAACCCGGCCGTGGCGGCCGGTTCGGTGTGATCGTGGAAGGACAGTTCGTTGAGCCGCTCCAGATCGAAGGCGAGCGAGCCGCGCTCCCCGTTGAGCTCCAGCCGCAGCGCGTTCTTGCGGCCCGCCGCCATCCGGGTCGCCTCGAACGACGCCAGCGCTCCGGAGGCGAGCCTGCCGGTGAACACGGCCGCGTCGTCGACGGTGACCGCCCCTCGGGCCTCGCTGCTCGCGACGCCCGAGAGTCCCGCCGACGCTCCGGCGAGCAGGGGGCGCTCCCGTACGAACGTCTCGGACACCGCCGACACCCCCACCAGGAGCTCCCCCGCCAGATACTGGGCGAGGTCGATGATGTGCGCCCCCAGGTCGCCGAGCGCACCGGATCCGGCGTGTTCGCGCTCGAGCCGCCAGGTGAGGGGCGAGTCGGGGTCGACCAGCCAGTCCTGGAGATAGGTGGCGCGTACGTGCCGCAGGGCGCCGAGCCTGCCGTCGGCGATCAGCCTCCGTGCGTACGCGATCGCCGGCACCTTGCGGTAGTTGAAACCGACCATTGCCACCTGGCCGCGGGCCCTGGCCCGTTCCGCGGCCTCGGTCATGGCCTCCGCCTCGGCGACCGTGTTGGCGAGCGGCTTCTCGCACAGCACGTGTTTGCCGGCCTCCAGGGCGGCGATGGCGATCTCCGCATGGCTGTCGCCGGGCGTGCAGATGTCGACGAGCTGGACGTCGTCCCGGGCGATCAGGGCGCGCCAGTCGGTCTCCGCAGCCGCCCAGCCGTGACGTTCGGCGGCGGCGGTGACCGCCGTACGGTCGCGTCCGCAGATCGCGGCGAGAGCCGGCCTCATCGGCAGGTCGAAGACGTGTCCCGCGGTGCGCCACCCCTGGGAGTGGGCGGCGCCCATGAACGCGTATCCGACCATGCCGACCCCGAGCGTCGCCGCCGGCTCTGTCGACGGCGGCGCTTCGGCTTCCTGCTCCGTCTCTTCCCTACGGGCCATACGGGCTTCCTCCTCGTCGGTCGTTCGGTGGGGGCGGCAGGAGGGTCAGCACCCTCCTGGACTGCGGATCAGCTGAAGCCCGTCGGCAGGTACTGGTCGATGTTGTCCTTGGTGACGACGGCGGAGTAGAGCGTGAGGCTGGTCG is drawn from Streptomyces sp. NBC_01717 and contains these coding sequences:
- a CDS encoding Gfo/Idh/MocA family protein, which produces MARREETEQEAEAPPSTEPAATLGVGMVGYAFMGAAHSQGWRTAGHVFDLPMRPALAAICGRDRTAVTAAAERHGWAAAETDWRALIARDDVQLVDICTPGDSHAEIAIAALEAGKHVLCEKPLANTVAEAEAMTEAAERARARGQVAMVGFNYRKVPAIAYARRLIADGRLGALRHVRATYLQDWLVDPDSPLTWRLEREHAGSGALGDLGAHIIDLAQYLAGELLVGVSAVSETFVRERPLLAGASAGLSGVASSEARGAVTVDDAAVFTGRLASGALASFEATRMAAGRKNALRLELNGERGSLAFDLERLNELSFHDHTEPAATAGFRRILVTEPEHPYLEAWWPPGHALGYEHTFIHQARDLVRTIAEGADPVPSFADGLQVQRVLAAVEESAEKNSVHTPVQL
- a CDS encoding inositol-3-phosphate synthase, whose product is MSAHAVRTGVWFIGARGSVATTATAGCAAVTAGLHPAAGMVTETAPFADSGLPALHSLVFGGHDTVGCPLPKRAEALAAGGVLPHGLPSAVRSELAAADAEIRPGGPLPGDTRTDEELIAAFTADLTDFGRRNELARTVVVNVASTEPAPAPGQRRLPASSLYAAAALRAGCPYINFTPSTGLRTPALQDAVADCGLPHAGRDGKTGQTLLRSVLAPMFVQRALPVRAWSGTNLLGGGDGAALADPGAAAAKNAGKERVLADTLGVTPEGEVHIDDVPALGDWKTAWDHIAFDGFLGARMVLQTTWQGCDSALAAPLVLDLARLLARAHEAGLTGPRPELGFYFKDPDGGPAALSEQYLQLLAFAERLRGQK
- a CDS encoding sugar phosphate isomerase/epimerase family protein is translated as MPRPFTLFTGQWADLPLEEVCRLARDFGYDGLELACWGDHFEVDKALNDPGYLAGRHQLLDKYGLKCWAISNHLVGQAVCDNPIDERHQGILPARIWGDGEPEGVRRRAAEEIKNTARAAAAFGVRTVIGFTGSSIWHLVAMFPPVPPRMIERGYEDFAERWNPILDVFDAEGVRFAHEVHPSEIAYDYWTTHRALEAVDHRAAFGLNFDPSHFVWQDLDPVGFLYDFRDRIYHVDCKEARKRLDGRNGRLGSHLPWGDPRRGWDFVSGGHGDVPWEDVFRMLRSIGYEGPISVEWEDAGMDRLVGAPEALATLKRYDFDPPAASFDAAFGGGD
- a CDS encoding ThuA domain-containing protein, yielding MHRSRTRIRPRLRKSLALLTGGLLTAATLALGAPGASASGPASPAATDAAAAAGEDFQQVTLAKGAAETGEPMSLAVLPDRSVLHTSRSGELRITDSAGNTKVSGVLPVYSHDEEGLQGVGIDPDFDKNRAIYLYYAPPLDTPSGDAPETGTAADFAKFDGVNRLSRFVLKEDGTLDLSSERKVLDVKTSRGICCHVGGDIDFDAQGNLYLSTGDDSNPFASDGYTPIDERPDRNPAFDARRTSGNTNDLRGKILRIKVSDDGSYTIPEGNLFAPGTDKTRPEIYAMGFRNPFRFSVDKATGIAYVGDYGPDAGAADPKRGPGGQVEFARVTKAGNFGWPFCTGKNDPFVDYDFATKTSGAAFDCAAPKNTSPHNTGLVDLPPAQPAWIPYDGGSVPEFGTGSESPMGGPVYHYDADLDSPVKFPEAYDGDFFAGEFGRQWIKRIEQDGDGNVQSINDIPWSGTQVMDMAFGPDGALYVLDYGVSWFGGDEHSALYRIENATGGHSPIAEASSNKTSGTAPLKVQFSSAGTSDSDNDALTYAWDFGDGGKSTAANPTYTYKKNGTYTATVTAKDPTGRTGSASVHVTVGNTAPTVNLELPGDGQLFSFGDDIPFKVTVTDPEDGAIDCSKVQVSFVLGHDSHGHPITTEHGCSGTIKTEMDGGHDPNANIFGVIDASYTDGGGGGQAALSGHDQSQLQPRHRQAEHFTESSGIQTYDKANAEGGKTVGDINNDDWIAFKPYILGDSTKLTARISSGGAGGFLEVRAGSATGKILGSAPVPVTGGWENFQDIDVPLRGVPKQATELFLVFKGGEGALYDIDDFELSNSAPDRTAKRVLVFSKTAGFRHDAIPEGVAALKELGASSNITVDATEEAGQFTTSNLARYDAVVFLSTTGDVLNADQQKAFENYIATGGGYMGVHAAADTEYDWAFYGGLVGAYFAGHPAIQPVTVRVEDHKHPATAHLDDAWERTDELYNYRTNPRDKVKVLATLDETTYTGGTMKGDHPITWCQSYGGGRSFYTGLGHTKESYAEPDFRQLLLGGVRYAAGQVKGDCKPDTGYRSIFNGKTLEGWKQAGPGKFDVVDGELRSQGGMGLLTYQPKELGSYSLKLDWKLSGDDNSGVFVGFPESDDPWSAVNNGYEVQIDATDAPDRTTGSVYTFKAANIKARDQVLRPPGQWNSYEIKVQGERLQVFLNGVKINDFTNTDPVRSLKDGYIGLQNHGADDQVSFRNIQLKELPAA